The Coffea eugenioides isolate CCC68of chromosome 8, Ceug_1.0, whole genome shotgun sequence genome has a segment encoding these proteins:
- the LOC113781307 gene encoding plant intracellular Ras-group-related LRR protein 5-like: MALTPNKNDPSPTYVETVEEIMKSYKSLPPRPSIEEVEAAMSVVKTVNYEEQERLEEISKEVAPQDVPPELFSVLQEVRKSKVLFRSHEQMKEAVHLVELDKIFQTFDELIQRASELVSGKTSPEKELNLGGPDGEIGIEVVISDDESVRRNEEPKIEDSKGMSLNASSEPPSIPSAAKYEESKQLSLMRVAAIIESSAKAEAEFLDLQGKLMDKIEWLPLSLGKLSHIIELNIADNNLMVLPSTIGSLKSLRKLDVHSNQLFNLPDSFGELLGLTDLDLHANRLRSLPASFKNLKDLISLDLSSNRFAHLPDAIGNLTSLKKLSVQLNELEELPYTIGSCLLLVELRLDFNQLKALPLSISKLQYLEILTLHYNRIKVLPTMGNLLHLKELDVSFNELESIPESLCHAVSLKKLNVGKNFSDLRALPKSIGNLELLEELDISDNQIFVLPDSFRFLANLKVFHADQTPLELPPTEIAKLGAEAVVNFMAEFVTTRDMRPQRPVKQRGFCLQFFVNCFRVETA; the protein is encoded by the exons ATGGCTCTGACACCCAACAAAAATGATCCATCACCTACCTATGTAGAAACCGTTGAAGAAATCATGAAATCCTACAAATCACTCCCGCCTAGACCCTCTATTGAAGAGGTTGAAGCAGCCATGTCTGTTGTCAAAACAGTTAACTATGAAGAGCAAGAAAGACttgaagagatttccaaggaagTTGCTCCGCAAGATGTTCCACCAGAACTCTTTTCTGTGCTACAAGAAGTGAGGAAATCCAAGGTTTTGTTCAGAAGCCATGAACAGATGAAAGAGGCAGTTCACTTAGTTGAACTCGACAAGATTTTTCAGACATTTGATGAGCTTATTCAGAGGGCTTCTGAGTTAGTTTCTGGGAAGACCTCTCCGGAAAAAGAGCTCAATCTTGGTGGCCCAGATGGTGAAATTGGGATAGAAGTGGTGATCAGCGATGATGAGAGTGTCCGTAGGAATGAAGAGCCAAAGATTGAGGATTCAAAAGGAATGTCCTTGAATGCTTCTTCTGAGCCTCCTTCAATTCCTTCAG CTGCAAAGTATGAAGAGTCTAAGCAACTAAGTCTAATGAGAGTGGCTGCCATAATTGAAAGTTCTGCTAAAGCTGAAGCAGAGTTCCTTGATCTTCAGGGTAAATTGATGGACAAGATTGAGTGGCTTCCATTGTCACTTGGAAAATTATCGCATATCATTGAGCTAAATATAGCAGACAATAATCTCATGGTTCTTCCCTCTACTATTGGTAGCCTCAAGTCATTGAGAAAGCTTGATGTCCACTCCAACCAACTATTTAACCTTCCTGATTCATTTGGTGAACTGCTTGGCCTAACTGATCTGGACCTGCATGCAAACAGGTTGAGGTCACTGCCAGCTTCATTTAAGAACTTAAAGGACCTGATCAGTCTTGATTTAAGTTCAAATCGGTTTGCTCATTTGCCAGATGCAATTGGGAATCTGACTTCTTTGAAGAAGCTTAGTGTGCAATTAAACGAGCTTGAAGAGCTTCCTTATACAATTGGATCATGTCTGTTGCTTGTAGAGCTAAGATTAGACTTCAATCAGCTCAAAGCTCTTCCTCTTTCAATCAGTAAGCTCCAGTACTTGGAGATTCTTACTTTGCACTATAATAGAATCAAAGTACTGCCTACCATGGGGAATCTTTTACATCTGAAAGAACTTGATGTCAGCTTCAATGAACTTGAGAGTATACCTGAAAGCCTATGTCACGCAGTTAGCCTGAAAAAATTGAATGTTGGGAAGAATTTTTCAGACCTGCGAGCTTTGCCAAAATCAATTGGAAATCTTGAACTGCTTGAAGAGCTGGATATCAGTGACAATCAAATATTTGTGTTGCCCGATTCTTTCAGATTCCTCGCAAATTTAAAAGTTTTCCACGCTGACCAGACACCTCTAGAATTGCCACCAACGGAAATAGCAAAGCTTGGCGCCGAG GCCGTTGTCAATTTCATGGCTGAATTTGTTACTACAAGGGATATGAGACCTCAAAGGCCAGTGAAGCAGAGAGGATTTTGTCTCCAGTTCTTTGTCAATTGCTTTCGGGTCGAGACAGCATGA
- the LOC113779999 gene encoding protein RETICULATA-RELATED 3, chloroplastic-like, which yields MDADYWQSVTAGVLGDMASHPNFGLNELDFVFSTLVVGSILNFLLMYLLARTAGAGDASSSGRLPSIFAACPPSHMFKSGAYGVFSRMGPFVYKGTLFAAAGFTAGLVGTVISNALIKMRKKMDPNFQTPNKPPPTPLNAFTWAVHMGVSSNFRYQVLNGIEFLLAKGLPSFLFKSSVVVLRCLNNVLGGMSFVVLARLTGSQAAAAPLPSPFSAVAELEQQQQQQLVKGEEEEVVVGVREGGVAAGDALPTDKVKWSPILLLSTGNEMCFPVLPLKI from the exons ATGGATGCAGATTACTGGCAA AGTGTGACAGCCGGCGTGCTTGGGGACATGGCATCTCATCCTAATTTCGGCCTTAATGAACTGGATTTCGTTTTCTCCACCCTCGTCGTCGGCTCCATTCTCAATTTCCTACTCATGTATCTCCTGGCACGCACCGCAGGGGCTGGGGACGCTTCTTCTTCTGGCCGCCTCCCCTCCATTTTCGCCGCCTGTCCTCCCAGCCACATGTTCAAGTCGGGGGCTTACGGCGTATTCAGTCGGATGGGGCCTTTTGTGTACAAAGGCACCCTCTTTGCAGCTGCGGGCTTCACTGCCGGACTCGTGGGAACTGTCATCTCCAATGCCCTGATCAAGATGAGGAAGAAGATGGATCCCAATTTCCAGACCCCCAACAAGCCTCCTCCGACGCCTTTGAACGCTTTCACTTGGGCCGTCCACATGGGTGTCAGCAGCAACTTCAGATACCAAGTCCTCAACGGCATCGAGTTTCTGCTTGCCAAGGgccttccctcttttcttttcaaaagctCCGTCGTCGTTTTGAGGTGCTTAAACAATGTTCTTGGAGGGATGTCTTTTGTTGTATTGGCCAGGTTAACAGGATCACAAGCTGCTGCTGCTCCTCTTCCTTCTCCGTTTTCCGCTGTTGCTGAACTggaacaacaacaacaacaacaattaGTCaagggggaggaggaggaggtggtggtaGGTGTCCGGGAAGGTGGTGTTGCAGCTGGAGATGCTTTGCCTACTGACAAAGTCAAGTGGTCCCCTATCCTTTTACTTTCAACcggtaatgaaatgtgttttccggttttgcccctaaaaatataA